AAATATGCCTGCACCCCATTAATCAGGCTATCACATGTATGCCCTTTCGATGGATGTGACACAATTCCAGTCGGCTTATCCACAAAAAGCAAATCTTCATCCTCATACAAAATATGGAGATTCATCTTTACCGGTGCAATTTTATTCTGCTTTTCCTGCGAATCTTCCAACATCACTTTTAAGAGCTGCCCTTCTTTTCCCCTTGCTCTTACTGTCACTCTTTCCTCATCCAGCAAAATTCCCCGCTCTTCATGCTTCACAGAGCGGACCTTTTTTGTTGTAAGTCCCAGTACCTTTTGCATCAAAAAAAGAACCTCTTTCCCATCGTCAGCAGGACCCAGCCGATATTGTAAAAAATGTGCCATCCTTACCTCCAGAAAAAATATATGAAACTTTTTTGTCAGTTTTGCACAAACTTTTAGTCCCTAAAAAAAATACATTACTAAACTTCAGACACTGTCATTAAAAATTATCTGAAAAAAATAACTGAAAATACATTGAAAGTACATCAATTTATCCCAGAATGTCTCGACATTCTTAATGTAACCTTATACCCTATATAACCCGAAATTACTCCCACGACAGCTCCACCTAAAACATCTGTTGGATAATGAACATATAAATACATTCTGGAAAATGCAATAAAACAGGTTAAGATAAGCGCAATCTTCCACAGTCTCTTCTCCCCCGCTAAATAAAGCGCCACTACCGATGCAACAGACGCTGCAGTATGCCCTGATGGAAAAGAATAATCCTGTGGCTTTGCAATAATCAACTGAATCGCTGTATTCACATCAAATGGTCGTATTCTTGCGACAAGCGGCTTCAAGATTACATTACATAATATCAGATCCACAATTAATGCTGCCGCCAGAATCACTCCGCTTTTTCTCGTTTTTGGAATAACTAACAAGATTATTGTCAAAAGAATCCATATAAAACCTACATTCCCAAGCTTTGTAACATTACTCATGAAAACATCCAGAAACGTAGTTCGTATTTCCTGTATCAAATTCAAAAATTGTAATTCAATCCCCATAAAACCATTTCCTCCTATTCAAGAATTCCCATAAAGTAAAAAAGGCATAAACTTTAAAAAAGTTTATGCCTTATCTGCTTTCTTATAATGCCGGCGATCGGAATCGAACCGATACGGGAGTATAAGTCCCGCAGGATTTTAAGTCCTGTGCGTCTGCCAGTTCCGCCACGCCGGCAAAGAAAAAACCGGACAATCCGGTACTTCTTATGCCTGATATTACTCAGACGAATGGGCGGAGGTGGATTCGAACCACCGAAGCAATTTGCAGCAGATTTACAGTCTGTCCCCTTTGGCCACTCGGGAATCCACCCATTCAAGTCGCATTACTGCGCCTGACAATATCGTATTATATACTATCTTGTTTCAAAAATCAAGAGATTTTTTATTAAATTTTGATTCACCTACCAAAACAGACGCGCCCAAAGAAAGACAATATCCTATATCTGTGACTCTATCACTTGTGGGTTGAGTGTTCGCTTAATGGCTCACATTCAATCCTCGTTCTAAGATATTGTCTTTCTTTAGCAGCTGTCTATGGCTACAGAAACGAAATTAAAATTTAATATTGAAGTAACTTAAGAAATTGCCGGAAGGTTATGGCTACTTAAAGGACTGGATAATCAACGAGTGACAAAGTAAAGATTTAATAGTATTGACATTTTCTTACTTTATAATTATAATATAATTATGAATGATATCAAATTTCAATAGGACGACCCAGAACATTCATTAGAGGAGGAGCGTTTCATAATTTTAGGTCTTAGTAAAAAGGCTAATCTTCTGGTTGTCTGTCATTGCTATAGAAAATCCGATACAATTATACGCATTATATCTGCAAGAAAAGCTACTGTAAGAGAAACTATATCTTATAATAAGAATCTATTTTAATGGAGGAATGTATTATGAAAGATGAATATGATTTTACAAAAGCCAGGAAGAATCCATATGCTAAGCAGTTAAAACAACAGATTACTATTAACATTGATGTAGATACCATAGATTATTTTAAGGAACAATCGAAGCAATCAGGGATTCCCTATCAGACTCTAATTAATTTATATCTTGCTGATTGCGTAGCACAAAAAAAGCAATTACAAATGACATGGAAATAGTAATTTGTAGATTTCGTGTAGACGAAAAAAGAAAAAACTAATACATCCCATCTGCTCTGTAGTCGCTGTATTTAAGATGCTCGTTCGCATCTTAAACACGCTCCGAAGCCGCATCTGGGATGTATTAGTTTTTTCTTTTTTCTGACTATCCAAATCTACAGTTGGTGAGAATGGGGGATTAAATAACTAATTTGAGGGACTAAAGAAACGAAAACCAGAAATTTAAGATAGCAGAAAATGTGAAGATAGTCGCGGCGTAGAAAATGCCTGTTCGGCATTTTTACTGGCTCCGACATCACATTTTCTTCTATCTTAAATTTCTGGTTTTCTCTACTTTGGTTCCAGATGAAAATTAGTATTTAAATCTTGGATAGGAATAAAGGTATTGTCCAGAAGGCTATGATTTTTAATCAAAGAACTATTCCGCATAAGAAAATAGCAGTGGAGGTCAAAATCTTCCAATTAATCCGATTTCTTTCCCTATAATAATGTCCTTACAATTCCTTTTGATTTAGAAGATCGACTACAAATCCAGTGGAAAAATATTCTCCTCTGGAGATTTTTATTCTAGTGAAACCATAGACTTCTGGACAATCCCCTCTTTTTCCCTCAGACTAAAATACTAATTCCTTATTAAGAACAGCCAGCCGCTGAAACAAAATTTTATGCTGAATTGTAAGGAAACTATGGTAAAGAAAAAAGAATGGTTATAAGTATTGCATTTTATGACTTTGCGCTATGGAATTCTGACCATAGGAACTTGGGACTCGTTTTTCCCAAGTTCCTGTTTTTCTGGGCAGAATGGAGTGCTTAGCGCAACGGAACAAAACCAAACTTATAACCATTCTTTTTTCTTTAGAAGGCTAACTACAATTTAGCTCAATATCTTCTATTAA
This Anaerobutyricum hallii DNA region includes the following protein-coding sequences:
- a CDS encoding BrnA antitoxin family protein, with amino-acid sequence MKDEYDFTKARKNPYAKQLKQQITINIDVDTIDYFKEQSKQSGIPYQTLINLYLADCVAQKKQLQMTWK
- a CDS encoding phosphatase PAP2 family protein, whose amino-acid sequence is MGIELQFLNLIQEIRTTFLDVFMSNVTKLGNVGFIWILLTIILLVIPKTRKSGVILAAALIVDLILCNVILKPLVARIRPFDVNTAIQLIIAKPQDYSFPSGHTAASVASVVALYLAGEKRLWKIALILTCFIAFSRMYLYVHYPTDVLGGAVVGVISGYIGYKVTLRMSRHSGIN